A genomic segment from Kyrpidia tusciae DSM 2912 encodes:
- a CDS encoding citrate synthase — translation MGEQTFREGLEDVVVAESQICFIDGKKGRLIYRGYDIHDLATHSTFEEVVFLLWHGRLPKKSELDDLKAQLHRHQSLPEPVAKAMSSFPQSASPMEVLRTTVSLLSTYDAEAGETSREANLRKAARLVAQLPTIVAAWEQLRHGRDPVAPRDDLSIAGNFLYMLFGQEPSPVHRRVFDTALILHADHELNASTFSARVTAATLSDLYSAITSAIGTLKGPLHGGANEQVMKMLLDIGEVDRAESWVKQALAEKKKIMGFGHRVYRTEDPRATHLRKMSEQMGKEAGDLKWYQISQAVERVVREEKGLYPNVDFYSASTYYSMGISVDLFTPIFAVSRIAGWTAHVLEQYDHNRLIRPRAEYVGPQDLTYVPLDQR, via the coding sequence ATGGGAGAACAAACGTTTCGCGAAGGCCTCGAAGACGTGGTTGTGGCCGAATCGCAGATCTGCTTTATTGATGGGAAAAAAGGTCGCTTGATCTATCGCGGATACGATATTCACGATTTGGCGACCCATTCCACCTTTGAGGAAGTCGTGTTTCTGTTGTGGCATGGTCGATTGCCGAAAAAGAGTGAGCTGGATGATCTCAAGGCCCAGTTGCACCGACATCAGTCATTGCCTGAGCCAGTGGCTAAGGCCATGAGCAGCTTTCCGCAGTCGGCGTCCCCCATGGAGGTGTTGCGGACCACCGTCTCCTTGTTATCGACGTATGACGCCGAGGCGGGAGAAACGTCCCGGGAAGCGAATCTGCGAAAAGCGGCCCGGCTGGTGGCACAGTTGCCGACCATTGTCGCGGCCTGGGAGCAGCTCCGTCATGGCCGGGATCCGGTCGCCCCCCGGGATGACCTATCGATCGCGGGGAATTTTTTGTATATGCTATTTGGTCAAGAACCGAGTCCCGTCCATCGGCGGGTGTTTGATACGGCCCTGATCCTTCACGCGGACCACGAACTGAATGCCTCCACCTTCTCTGCCCGGGTCACAGCCGCAACCCTCTCCGACCTGTATTCGGCCATCACCTCGGCCATCGGTACTCTAAAGGGCCCCCTTCATGGAGGGGCCAATGAACAGGTGATGAAGATGCTTCTGGACATCGGGGAGGTCGACCGGGCGGAATCTTGGGTGAAACAGGCTCTGGCCGAAAAGAAAAAGATCATGGGTTTCGGTCACCGCGTCTACCGAACGGAGGATCCGCGGGCGACCCATTTGCGCAAAATGTCCGAGCAGATGGGAAAAGAGGCCGGGGATCTAAAATGGTACCAGATTTCTCAAGCGGTGGAACGGGTGGTGCGGGAAGAGAAGGGTTTGTACCCAAATGTCGATTTTTATTCTGCTTCTACGTATTATTCCATGGGGATCTCCGTGGATTTATTCACGCCGATCTTTGCAGTGAGCCGAATTGCCGGGTGGACGGCCCACGTGCTGGAGCAGTACGACCACAACCGGCTCATTCGCCCCCGGGCGGAATATGTCGGGCCTCAGGACCTGACTTACGTGCCCTTGGATCAGCGTTAA
- a CDS encoding molybdenum cofactor biosynthesis protein MoaE, which translates to MSEKMLREERFRVVEEPIDVSAVISWVTGPEMGAIVPFLGMVREWTKGKRTVYLEYDAFVEMARRTLYQIGDEIESRWSGARAAIVHRIGRLEVGDIAVVVAVASPHREDAFEASRYGIERIKQFVPIWKKEHWEDGTAWIGHQSGPS; encoded by the coding sequence ATGTCGGAAAAGATGCTGCGGGAGGAACGGTTTCGGGTCGTGGAGGAACCCATCGACGTTTCTGCGGTCATCTCCTGGGTGACCGGCCCGGAGATGGGGGCAATCGTTCCGTTTCTCGGGATGGTTCGGGAATGGACCAAGGGGAAACGGACTGTGTATTTGGAATACGACGCCTTCGTGGAGATGGCCAGGCGGACGCTTTATCAGATCGGTGACGAGATCGAAAGCCGCTGGTCCGGAGCGAGGGCGGCCATTGTTCATCGGATCGGTCGCCTGGAGGTCGGGGATATCGCCGTGGTGGTGGCGGTGGCGTCTCCGCACCGGGAGGACGCCTTTGAGGCCAGCCGATACGGCATTGAGCGCATTAAACAGTTTGTGCCGATATGGAAAAAAGAACATTGGGAGGATGGTACGGCCTGGATCGGGCACCAATCCGGACCGAGCTGA
- the moaD gene encoding molybdopterin converting factor subunit 1 yields MGEPVKRSVNIVRVNVLWFAELADRMNERETVIELPEGVAVRDLRGRVGDQFGQIADLLDRCMVAINGEYAGPERVLKSGDQVAFIPPVSGG; encoded by the coding sequence ATGGGCGAACCGGTGAAAAGGAGCGTGAACATCGTGCGGGTGAACGTACTGTGGTTTGCTGAGCTGGCGGATCGGATGAACGAGCGGGAGACTGTGATCGAACTTCCCGAAGGAGTCGCAGTCCGGGATCTGCGGGGTCGGGTCGGGGACCAATTCGGTCAGATCGCCGATCTCTTAGACCGCTGCATGGTGGCGATCAATGGGGAGTACGCCGGGCCGGAACGCGTCCTGAAATCGGGGGATCAGGTGGCGTTTATTCCGCCGGTCAGTGGAGGCTGA
- a CDS encoding twin-arginine translocase TatA/TatE family subunit: protein MLSNIGFPGLILILIIALVVFGPSKLPEIGRAVGRGLREFKDSVRDVTSTEDKQETPAVQQAQTLKDREV from the coding sequence ATGCTGTCAAACATCGGTTTTCCCGGTTTGATTCTAATACTCATCATTGCCCTGGTGGTTTTCGGTCCAAGCAAACTCCCGGAGATCGGCAGGGCCGTGGGACGAGGGCTGCGGGAATTCAAAGATTCGGTGCGGGATGTGACCAGTACCGAGGACAAACAGGAGACACCTGCGGTACAGCAAGCTCAGACATTAAAAGACCGCGAGGTTTAA
- the queF gene encoding preQ(1) synthase translates to MSTKPSKELEVVPNPHPDRDYEVRIECPEFTALCPKTGQPDFAVIYFRYIPGPWIVELKSLKLYLWSFRDEGHFHEDVTNRILKDFVTAAQPRWLEVIGEFNVRGGIYTTVRAVYQDPGWTPDPSVAQSLVAPAWPRRRSG, encoded by the coding sequence TTGTCGACAAAACCGTCGAAAGAACTGGAAGTCGTACCGAACCCGCACCCGGACCGGGACTATGAAGTCCGGATCGAGTGTCCGGAGTTTACAGCCCTGTGTCCGAAAACCGGACAACCGGATTTTGCCGTGATCTATTTTCGCTATATTCCCGGGCCGTGGATCGTCGAGCTGAAGTCTTTAAAACTGTACCTGTGGAGTTTTCGCGATGAAGGGCATTTTCACGAAGACGTGACCAACCGGATTCTGAAGGATTTTGTCACGGCAGCCCAGCCGCGTTGGTTGGAGGTCATCGGTGAGTTCAATGTCCGGGGGGGAATCTACACCACCGTGAGGGCAGTTTACCAGGATCCCGGGTGGACGCCGGATCCCTCTGTCGCCCAGAGCCTGGTTGCTCCTGCTTGGCCCCGGCGGCGCAGTGGTTGA
- the pyrE gene encoding orotate phosphoribosyltransferase: MGMDSVARLIAGHLLDIGAVFLRPEEPFVWTSGIRSPIYCDNRLIISYPRVREAVADAMVEEIRRRWPEVQGVAGTATAGIPHAAWVADRLRLPMVYVRDKAKGHGTASRVEGRLPAGSKTVVVEDLISTGGSALGTVSALREVGYAPVGVAAVVTYEFTEAKDAFARAGVPWFALTDYSTLIEVATERGLVTEDQRRILEEFRSDPHHWPPARPPQFS, translated from the coding sequence ATGGGGATGGACTCGGTGGCCCGGTTGATCGCCGGGCATCTGTTGGATATTGGTGCTGTATTCCTGCGCCCGGAGGAGCCCTTTGTCTGGACATCGGGGATTCGCTCGCCGATTTATTGTGATAACCGTTTGATCATCTCGTATCCCCGGGTGCGGGAGGCGGTGGCCGACGCCATGGTGGAAGAAATTCGCCGGCGCTGGCCGGAGGTCCAGGGAGTGGCCGGTACGGCCACAGCGGGGATTCCCCACGCGGCCTGGGTGGCCGATCGCCTTCGTCTCCCCATGGTATACGTCCGGGATAAAGCGAAGGGACACGGTACCGCCAGCCGGGTGGAAGGACGCCTTCCTGCGGGTTCCAAAACGGTGGTGGTGGAAGATTTGATTTCCACCGGAGGCAGTGCACTCGGTACCGTGTCCGCCCTTCGGGAGGTCGGTTATGCTCCCGTGGGGGTGGCGGCGGTCGTCACCTATGAGTTTACCGAAGCCAAGGACGCGTTTGCCAGGGCGGGGGTGCCGTGGTTCGCGCTGACCGATTACTCCACGCTGATTGAGGTGGCCACGGAACGTGGACTTGTCACCGAGGATCAGCGAAGGATTTTGGAGGAATTTAGGTCAGACCCACACCACTGGCCCCCCGCTCGCCCTCCACAGTTTTCCTGA
- a CDS encoding Glu/Leu/Phe/Val family dehydrogenase, which translates to MPSVSRSLFEATQEVIQQALKKLGYSDATYELLREPLRVLTVRIPVRMDDGSVKVFTGYRVQHNDAVGPTKGGIRFHPDVTEEEVKALALWMSLKAGIFELPFGGGKGGIVCDPRTMSLGELERLSRGYVRAVSQIVGPAKDIPAPDVYTNAQVMAWMYDEYSRIREYDSPSFISGKPIVLGGSRGREKATALGVVIATREAAKTLGIELAGARVIVQGFGNVGSHVAEILHAEGAKVVGISDAGGALYKPDGLDIPHLLDRRDSFGMVTNLFQNERIPNEELLTKECDILIPAAIENQIREDNADQIQARIVVEAANGPTTLGATRILDRRGILVIPDILANAGGVTVSYFEWVQNNQGFYWTEEEVNQRLAQMMVAAVHKVLAMAKSHQVDTRLAAYMVGIRRLAEAVQLRGWV; encoded by the coding sequence ATGCCCTCTGTGTCGCGCAGTCTGTTTGAAGCGACTCAGGAGGTCATTCAACAAGCGTTAAAGAAACTCGGATATTCAGATGCCACATACGAGCTGCTTCGGGAACCGCTGCGGGTTTTAACCGTCCGCATCCCGGTTCGCATGGATGACGGTTCAGTGAAAGTGTTCACCGGTTACCGCGTTCAACATAATGATGCCGTTGGCCCGACCAAGGGGGGAATTCGCTTTCACCCCGATGTGACCGAGGAGGAAGTGAAGGCCCTGGCCTTATGGATGTCCCTGAAAGCAGGCATTTTTGAACTGCCTTTCGGCGGGGGAAAAGGTGGCATCGTGTGTGACCCACGGACCATGTCCTTGGGAGAACTGGAACGTTTGTCCCGGGGATATGTCCGGGCCGTGAGCCAGATCGTCGGGCCCGCCAAGGACATCCCGGCGCCGGATGTGTACACCAACGCCCAAGTGATGGCTTGGATGTACGACGAATACAGCCGGATCCGGGAATATGATTCCCCATCCTTTATCAGCGGTAAACCGATCGTCCTCGGGGGTTCGAGGGGGCGGGAGAAGGCCACGGCTCTCGGGGTGGTCATCGCAACCCGGGAAGCGGCGAAGACTCTCGGGATAGAACTTGCCGGAGCCCGGGTGATCGTCCAAGGATTCGGGAATGTGGGTAGCCATGTCGCAGAGATCTTGCACGCAGAAGGGGCAAAGGTGGTGGGGATCAGTGACGCCGGGGGCGCACTGTATAAGCCCGACGGCCTCGATATTCCCCATTTGCTCGATCGCCGGGATTCTTTCGGCATGGTGACGAACTTATTCCAGAATGAGCGCATCCCGAACGAGGAATTGCTGACCAAGGAATGCGATATCTTGATTCCCGCGGCGATTGAAAATCAGATCCGGGAAGACAATGCCGATCAGATTCAGGCACGGATCGTGGTGGAAGCGGCCAACGGGCCCACCACTTTGGGGGCGACCCGAATTCTCGACCGGCGGGGGATTCTCGTGATTCCCGATATCCTGGCCAATGCCGGGGGAGTAACCGTATCGTATTTTGAATGGGTGCAGAACAACCAAGGGTTTTATTGGACCGAGGAGGAAGTGAACCAGCGGTTGGCCCAGATGATGGTGGCAGCCGTACATAAAGTTTTGGCCATGGCGAAAAGTCATCAGGTGGATACCCGGTTGGCGGCCTACATGGTCGGGATTCGGCGGTTGGCGGAAGCGGTACAGCTGCGCGGGTGGGTTTGA
- a CDS encoding AbrB/MazE/SpoVT family DNA-binding domain-containing protein, with the protein MDDHLNARVVKTMKNEPREELEGWILGVDEEGAVHLPEPVMKALGIEPGDPVEWCIAGDGLELRRGRF; encoded by the coding sequence ATGGACGACCATTTGAATGCTCGGGTGGTGAAAACGATGAAAAACGAACCTCGTGAAGAGCTGGAAGGGTGGATTTTGGGCGTGGACGAGGAGGGGGCGGTGCATCTGCCCGAGCCGGTGATGAAGGCCCTTGGAATTGAACCCGGCGATCCGGTAGAATGGTGCATTGCAGGGGATGGGTTGGAGCTGAGGAGGGGGCGCTTTTGA
- the codY gene encoding GTP-sensing pleiotropic transcriptional regulator CodY, whose amino-acid sequence MLEKVHRMNVLLQKSAAESIDFKEMSELLSETLRANVYVVSKSGKILGYGMAEYALTAEWERIMNVDGRFPGAFNDTLLSFSETAVNLQNKEKLYVFSEEENETFRQKNIMIVPVVGGGERLGTMLLARLDRKFTDEDIILAEYAATIVAMEILRAKQIQRQEEARKRMMAQLAFDNLSYSEVQAVMSIMNALKGDDGVIVASRVADEGGITRSVVVNAVRKLQSAGLVDSRSLGMKGTYLRILNPFLRDVLRKAVV is encoded by the coding sequence ATGTTGGAAAAGGTTCATCGAATGAACGTGCTGTTGCAGAAATCGGCAGCCGAGTCCATCGATTTTAAAGAGATGTCCGAACTCCTGAGTGAAACGTTGCGCGCCAACGTCTACGTGGTCAGCAAGAGCGGCAAGATTCTGGGTTACGGCATGGCCGAGTACGCCCTGACTGCGGAATGGGAACGCATCATGAACGTCGACGGGCGGTTCCCCGGCGCATTCAACGACACATTGCTCAGCTTCAGCGAAACAGCGGTCAACCTTCAGAACAAAGAGAAGCTATATGTGTTTTCCGAAGAGGAAAACGAGACGTTCCGTCAGAAGAACATCATGATCGTTCCGGTGGTGGGCGGGGGAGAACGCCTGGGAACGATGTTGCTTGCCCGACTGGATCGAAAGTTTACCGACGAAGACATTATATTGGCGGAATACGCCGCAACTATCGTGGCCATGGAGATTCTTCGCGCGAAACAGATTCAGCGGCAGGAGGAAGCCCGCAAGCGCATGATGGCGCAACTCGCTTTCGATAACCTGTCGTATTCCGAAGTGCAGGCGGTCATGTCGATCATGAACGCGCTCAAGGGAGACGACGGCGTGATCGTGGCCAGCCGAGTGGCCGACGAAGGCGGGATCACCCGCTCCGTAGTGGTCAACGCCGTGCGCAAACTTCAAAGCGCCGGTTTGGTGGACAGTCGGTCCCTCGGTATGAAGGGCACCTATCTGCGTATCCTCAATCCCTTTTTGCGGGACGTGCTGAGAAAAGCTGTGGTCTGA
- a CDS encoding PASTA domain-containing protein: MVNLVWGERYESQEMVGSTQKGQLHLGWDRSLHRPVALAVFPGMPDEDRENLLRDIRAAAGGSWPSRPDIYDVGLDAGTVYVVYGRVAGQPFWRAWKSGSGSTETWLSRLTQLGEAALEWYRAGLQGVSLDPRWIWLRPEGGVVFYGLGAGNHSLPRELAHTAVRLATGNPDAPLQWEVLEKSLTGQIPPLWIQAFGHWWLRAVSQDPTLQFSDLETCVRGIRDVFREAPPELIDASSSAAVSAPAPSPKKTGVGEASNRPVGKGIRPSGGAPNPWAQVRAMAFGRGKPFSTKKGKGWGDSRMADAVRAVPRPGVAGWMHRFHWSRAAMVLMVAILAVVGGASLAYAVFMRGPGDATMPFVVGKSYDDALGALVQAGLDPSKVVKEPQASTQPPGTVIGQDPYAGKTVKPDRVVHLQVAAPPNSPGSGAAGPAFGPEPGNSTQGSGSSTSGSTGTTTPGGSASPGATPAPGVKTVPDLTGLTLDQAQSQLLSLGIHYRYEIVSSDRPKGTVIDQTPSPGTQVGDGDYVVFRVSRGS, from the coding sequence ATGGTGAATCTTGTCTGGGGCGAGCGATACGAATCTCAGGAGATGGTCGGATCGACGCAAAAAGGGCAATTGCACCTGGGGTGGGATCGTTCGCTTCACCGCCCGGTGGCTCTGGCGGTGTTTCCCGGCATGCCCGACGAAGACCGGGAGAATCTGCTGCGGGATATTCGCGCGGCCGCGGGCGGGAGTTGGCCTTCCCGGCCGGATATCTATGATGTGGGTCTGGATGCCGGGACGGTGTACGTGGTGTACGGGCGCGTGGCGGGACAACCCTTTTGGCGGGCGTGGAAGTCTGGGTCGGGGAGTACCGAAACGTGGTTGTCGAGATTGACGCAGCTGGGAGAGGCGGCTTTAGAATGGTATCGGGCCGGCCTTCAGGGCGTGTCCCTGGACCCCCGCTGGATTTGGCTTCGGCCGGAAGGAGGGGTTGTGTTTTACGGACTGGGGGCGGGGAACCACTCTCTCCCGCGGGAGCTGGCCCATACGGCTGTGCGGCTGGCGACCGGAAACCCGGATGCCCCTTTGCAGTGGGAAGTGCTTGAGAAAAGCTTAACGGGCCAGATCCCGCCCCTGTGGATCCAGGCGTTTGGCCATTGGTGGTTGCGGGCAGTCTCCCAAGACCCGACTTTGCAGTTTTCCGACCTCGAAACCTGCGTGCGCGGGATCAGAGATGTCTTTCGCGAAGCGCCTCCGGAGCTTATCGACGCCTCGTCGTCCGCGGCTGTTTCGGCTCCTGCGCCTTCCCCGAAAAAAACCGGTGTCGGGGAAGCCTCAAACCGCCCGGTCGGGAAGGGGATTCGCCCCAGCGGTGGCGCTCCCAACCCCTGGGCTCAGGTGCGGGCGATGGCGTTTGGGCGGGGAAAACCTTTCTCGACAAAAAAAGGGAAGGGATGGGGCGACAGTCGTATGGCCGACGCTGTCCGGGCGGTTCCCCGCCCCGGCGTGGCCGGGTGGATGCACCGGTTTCATTGGTCCCGGGCAGCCATGGTGCTGATGGTCGCCATCCTGGCCGTTGTGGGCGGCGCGAGTCTGGCCTACGCGGTGTTTATGCGGGGGCCGGGGGATGCGACGATGCCTTTTGTCGTGGGGAAGTCCTACGATGACGCCTTGGGTGCCCTGGTCCAGGCCGGGCTTGATCCTTCGAAGGTGGTGAAAGAGCCCCAGGCCAGCACCCAGCCCCCCGGGACGGTGATCGGTCAAGATCCGTATGCCGGAAAAACTGTCAAACCCGACCGGGTGGTTCATCTTCAGGTGGCGGCCCCCCCGAACTCTCCCGGCTCAGGGGCGGCGGGACCGGCCTTCGGTCCGGAGCCCGGCAATTCGACACAAGGGTCGGGCTCGTCCACCTCCGGTTCGACCGGGACGACAACGCCGGGTGGATCGGCGTCTCCCGGGGCCACCCCCGCTCCGGGTGTCAAAACGGTGCCGGATCTGACCGGTCTGACGTTGGATCAGGCGCAGTCTCAATTGCTTAGCCTCGGCATCCACTACCGGTATGAAATCGTATCCTCGGACCGGCCAAAAGGCACGGTCATCGACCAAACGCCTTCACCGGGGACCCAGGTGGGGGATGGGGACTACGTGGTTTTCCGGGTGAGCCGTGGTTCTTGA
- the leuC gene encoding 3-isopropylmalate dehydratase large subunit yields the protein MPKTLLDKIWERHVVDAEPGKPALLYIDLHLVHEVTSPQAFEGLRLAGRRVRRPDLTFAVVDHNVPTTDRSLPIADPIAAEQIRTLEENCREFGIRLWNLHDAEQGIVHVIGPELGLTLPGKTIVCGDSHTSTHGAFGALAFGIGTSEVEHVLATGCLPQNKPRTTEVRLVGRRQPGVSAKDVILALIARYGTDFATGTVIEYRGEAIRNMSMEERMTICNMSIEAGARAGLIAPDETTFNYIRGRRFAPRGEAWDAAMRDWRELYTDPGASFDQSVELDVSSLAPQVTWGTNPGMGTDVTGVVPSPEDFEDENRRRAVERALEYMDLKPGTPITSIQIDRVFIGSCTNSRIEDLRAAARIVKGHKVAPHVKAMVVPGSGLVKQQAEKEGLDVIFKEAGFEWREAGCSMCLGMNPDILQPGERCASTSNRNFEGRQGRGGRTHLVGPEMAAAAAVAGHFVDVRNWS from the coding sequence TTGCCAAAAACACTGCTTGACAAGATTTGGGAACGCCACGTGGTAGACGCAGAACCGGGGAAACCGGCTCTCTTGTACATCGACCTGCACCTCGTCCACGAGGTGACGTCCCCCCAGGCTTTTGAAGGACTCCGTCTCGCCGGGCGACGGGTTCGACGGCCGGACTTGACTTTCGCTGTGGTGGATCACAACGTGCCCACCACCGATCGAAGCCTCCCCATCGCCGACCCCATCGCCGCCGAGCAGATCCGAACCCTCGAAGAGAATTGCCGGGAATTTGGCATTCGCCTGTGGAATCTGCACGATGCCGAGCAAGGCATCGTCCATGTAATCGGACCTGAACTCGGCCTGACGCTGCCCGGGAAGACGATCGTTTGCGGAGACAGCCACACTTCCACTCACGGAGCTTTCGGAGCCCTGGCCTTCGGAATCGGAACCAGCGAAGTGGAGCACGTCCTGGCCACAGGGTGTCTGCCCCAAAACAAACCCCGCACCACCGAGGTGCGGTTGGTGGGCCGCCGTCAGCCAGGGGTATCTGCCAAAGACGTGATCCTCGCCCTCATCGCCAGGTACGGCACCGATTTTGCCACCGGTACCGTGATCGAGTATCGGGGCGAGGCGATCCGAAACATGTCTATGGAAGAGCGAATGACAATATGCAACATGTCAATCGAAGCGGGCGCCCGAGCAGGGCTGATCGCCCCGGATGAAACCACGTTCAACTATATCCGTGGTCGCCGATTCGCTCCCCGAGGTGAGGCGTGGGACGCCGCCATGCGGGATTGGAGGGAATTATACACGGACCCCGGAGCGTCCTTTGATCAATCGGTGGAACTGGACGTCTCGTCCTTAGCCCCCCAAGTGACGTGGGGTACGAATCCCGGAATGGGAACGGACGTGACCGGGGTTGTTCCGAGCCCGGAAGACTTCGAGGATGAAAACCGCCGCCGGGCGGTGGAACGAGCCCTGGAGTACATGGATTTGAAACCGGGAACCCCCATCACATCCATCCAAATCGACCGGGTGTTTATCGGCTCGTGCACGAACAGCCGGATTGAGGATTTGCGGGCGGCCGCCCGGATCGTGAAGGGGCACAAAGTGGCCCCGCACGTGAAGGCCATGGTGGTCCCGGGCTCAGGACTCGTCAAGCAGCAGGCGGAAAAGGAAGGTTTGGACGTCATTTTCAAAGAAGCGGGCTTTGAATGGCGAGAGGCGGGTTGCAGCATGTGCCTCGGAATGAATCCCGATATCTTACAGCCCGGAGAGCGGTGCGCGTCCACGTCCAACCGGAATTTTGAAGGACGCCAAGGTCGAGGCGGTCGAACTCACCTGGTCGGTCCAGAGATGGCAGCGGCCGCGGCTGTGGCCGGCCATTTTGTCGATGTGCGGAATTGGTCGTAA
- the leuD gene encoding 3-isopropylmalate dehydratase small subunit produces MEPFVRHEGLVLPLDRVNVDTDQIIPKQFLKRIQRTGFGQFLFYDWRFREDGSPDPKFILNHPEYREASILLARDNFGCGSSREHAPWALQDYGFRVIIAPSFADIFYNNCFKNGLLPLVLPGETVNHLFDEAGRIPGRYRLTVDLESQEVWDNRGWQTRFEIDPFRRESLLKGLDDIGVTLEKEDRIAGYEQRMAPYLIPREA; encoded by the coding sequence ATGGAGCCGTTTGTTCGCCATGAGGGACTGGTCCTGCCCTTGGACCGGGTGAACGTGGACACCGACCAGATCATTCCGAAACAATTTCTGAAACGCATCCAAAGAACGGGATTTGGGCAATTCCTCTTTTACGACTGGCGGTTCCGGGAAGATGGATCGCCAGATCCGAAGTTTATCCTCAATCATCCGGAATACCGGGAGGCATCCATTCTTCTGGCCCGGGACAATTTTGGTTGTGGTTCCTCCCGGGAGCACGCCCCTTGGGCGTTGCAGGATTACGGGTTTCGTGTGATTATCGCCCCCTCCTTCGCCGATATTTTTTATAATAATTGCTTCAAAAATGGTCTGTTGCCGCTGGTCCTCCCCGGTGAGACCGTGAACCACCTGTTTGACGAAGCGGGGCGGATTCCGGGCCGCTATCGGTTGACGGTGGATCTCGAATCCCAGGAAGTGTGGGACAACCGGGGTTGGCAGACGCGGTTCGAAATCGATCCCTTTCGGCGGGAATCGCTGCTCAAGGGGTTGGATGACATCGGCGTAACTTTGGAGAAGGAGGATCGTATCGCCGGGTATGAGCAAAGAATGGCCCCATATTTAATTCCGCGGGAAGCCTGA
- a CDS encoding spore coat protein, translating to MPYGAHEAMETHEILNETRSQIEHFSFYARQCQDQSLKQMIERHIQSAVAAYNEMVNYTHTYKAATPHQPDMRLAQPQQIAYGLRQPAPVSPQTGVTSFNDQQIAGAVLSAHKNSARNHMQAALECADPNLRQMMVNGAVTCAQHAYETFLFMNQKGWYQVPTLLDKTAQTLLHTYQPIGQQAGPVQPAYQ from the coding sequence ATGCCCTACGGTGCCCACGAAGCGATGGAAACTCATGAAATCCTCAATGAAACCCGGTCGCAGATTGAACATTTTTCTTTTTATGCCCGTCAATGCCAAGATCAGAGCTTGAAACAAATGATCGAACGCCACATCCAATCGGCGGTGGCGGCGTACAATGAAATGGTCAACTACACGCATACCTATAAGGCGGCGACACCCCATCAGCCGGATATGCGCTTGGCCCAACCCCAACAGATCGCCTATGGGCTTCGGCAGCCCGCTCCGGTATCTCCCCAGACCGGGGTGACCTCTTTCAATGATCAGCAAATTGCGGGCGCGGTGCTATCCGCCCACAAAAACTCCGCCCGGAACCATATGCAGGCCGCCCTGGAGTGCGCCGACCCCAACTTGCGCCAGATGATGGTGAACGGAGCGGTCACCTGTGCCCAACACGCGTACGAAACCTTCTTGTTCATGAACCAAAAAGGGTGGTATCAAGTTCCCACCCTGCTGGATAAGACCGCCCAAACTTTGTTGCACACCTACCAGCCCATCGGCCAGCAAGCGGGCCCGGTACAACCCGCCTACCAATAA
- a CDS encoding TOBE domain-containing protein, which produces MVLGVRPEHLHPATSEDEAGFEVNVEVVEPTGAETYLYVSHGDQALTVRVDPSLKAEPGQRLKVAPDLSKIHLFDEETEEAVR; this is translated from the coding sequence GTGGTTCTGGGGGTTCGTCCGGAACATTTGCATCCCGCCACTTCCGAAGACGAGGCCGGATTCGAGGTCAACGTGGAAGTGGTGGAGCCCACCGGTGCAGAAACCTATCTTTACGTAAGCCACGGGGATCAGGCTTTGACGGTGCGGGTGGATCCGTCCTTGAAAGCGGAGCCGGGGCAGCGGCTGAAGGTGGCACCGGACCTGTCAAAGATTCACTTGTTTGACGAAGAGACTGAGGAAGCGGTGCGGTGA